A stretch of the Comamonas testosteroni TK102 genome encodes the following:
- the rpsL gene encoding 30S ribosomal protein S12: protein MPTINQLVRQGRTVEVVKSKSPAMENCPQRRGVCTRVYTTTPKKPNSALRKVAKVRLTNGFEVISYIGGEGHNLQEHSVVLVRGGRVKDLPGVRYHIVRGSLDLQGVKDRKQARSKYGAKKPKAK from the coding sequence ATGCCAACCATTAACCAACTCGTGCGTCAGGGCCGCACGGTAGAAGTTGTTAAATCCAAGAGCCCTGCTATGGAAAACTGCCCCCAACGCCGTGGCGTGTGCACCCGTGTGTACACCACCACTCCCAAGAAGCCTAACTCGGCTCTGCGTAAGGTGGCCAAGGTTCGTCTGACCAACGGTTTCGAAGTGATTTCGTACATCGGCGGTGAAGGCCACAACCTGCAAGAGCACAGCGTTGTGCTGGTGCGTGGCGGCCGTGTGAAGGACTTGCCCGGTGTGCGTTACCACATCGTGCGCGGTTCCCTGGACCTGCAAGGCGTCAAGGACCGTAAGCAAGCTCGCTCCAAGTACGGTGCCAAGAAGCCTAAGGCTAAGTAA
- the rpsG gene encoding 30S ribosomal protein S7 gives MPRRREVPKREILPDPKFGNVELSKFMNVIMEGGKKAVAERIIYGALDLIEKKHPGKDPLEAFVVAINNVKPMVEVKSRRVGGANYQVPVEVRPVRRLALAMRWIKEASRKRGEKSMAQRLANELLEATEGRGGAMKRRDEVHRMAEANKAFSHFRF, from the coding sequence ATGCCACGTCGTCGCGAAGTCCCCAAACGTGAAATCCTGCCGGATCCCAAGTTCGGCAATGTAGAGCTGTCCAAATTCATGAACGTGATCATGGAAGGCGGCAAGAAGGCGGTTGCTGAGCGCATCATTTATGGCGCTCTGGACCTGATCGAGAAGAAGCATCCTGGCAAGGACCCTCTGGAAGCTTTCGTTGTTGCCATCAACAACGTCAAGCCCATGGTCGAAGTGAAGTCCCGCCGTGTTGGCGGTGCCAACTACCAGGTGCCCGTGGAAGTGCGCCCCGTCCGTCGTCTGGCTCTGGCCATGCGCTGGATCAAGGAAGCCTCCCGCAAGCGTGGCGAGAAGTCCATGGCTCAACGCCTGGCCAACGAGCTGCTGGAAGCTACGGAAGGCCGTGGCGGCGCTATGAAGCGTCGTGACGAAGTGCACCGTATGGCCGAAGCCAACAAGGCCTTCAGCCACTTCCGCTTCTAA
- a CDS encoding D-alanyl-D-alanine carboxypeptidase family protein translates to MKPIYSTLRVLAVAAAVAPVFAMAQVAAPVPPEIAARNYLLVDVTAGQVLGAKDIDAPVEQASLTKLMSAYVVFDALRAKKITLEQRMPVSERAWKMPGSRMFIDPKMQVPVNDLLSGMIIQSGNDATMALAEAVGGTAENFVKMMNDQAKALGMKNTSYKNPEGLTEPGHLTTARDLSILAQRLMHDFPEYMHYYSTKQYSYPGTPASNGSNRNALLFRDPTVDGLKTGHTNAAGYCLVATAKRDLPNVGQRRLLSIVLGTASEKARANESQKLLNWGYTAFDAVKLFDADQPVATPAVWKGAANAVKIGKADGAVVVTVPSGTGGKLTTEVVRQDPLIAPIAKGQSMGVLKVKSGADVVAEVPLVALEAVEQAGFFGRLWDTIRLWIK, encoded by the coding sequence ATGAAGCCCATCTATTCCACACTGCGTGTTCTGGCCGTTGCGGCCGCAGTGGCGCCCGTGTTTGCCATGGCACAGGTGGCGGCCCCTGTCCCTCCCGAAATCGCTGCCCGCAACTATCTGCTGGTGGACGTCACTGCCGGCCAGGTGCTGGGAGCCAAGGATATCGACGCTCCCGTCGAGCAGGCATCGCTGACCAAGCTGATGTCGGCCTATGTCGTGTTCGACGCCCTGCGTGCCAAGAAAATCACGCTGGAGCAACGCATGCCCGTGAGCGAGCGCGCCTGGAAGATGCCCGGCTCGCGCATGTTCATCGACCCCAAGATGCAGGTTCCGGTCAATGACCTGCTCAGCGGCATGATCATCCAGTCCGGCAACGATGCCACCATGGCACTGGCCGAGGCCGTGGGCGGCACGGCCGAGAACTTCGTCAAGATGATGAATGACCAGGCCAAGGCCCTGGGCATGAAGAACACCAGCTACAAAAACCCCGAAGGTCTGACCGAGCCCGGCCACCTGACGACGGCGCGTGATCTGTCCATACTGGCCCAGCGCCTGATGCATGACTTCCCCGAGTACATGCACTACTACTCCACCAAGCAATACAGCTATCCCGGCACGCCCGCGTCCAACGGCAGCAACCGCAATGCCTTGCTGTTCCGTGATCCCACCGTGGACGGCCTGAAGACCGGCCATACCAATGCCGCCGGCTACTGCCTGGTGGCCACGGCCAAGCGCGATCTGCCCAATGTGGGCCAGCGCCGTCTGCTGTCCATCGTGCTGGGGACGGCCAGCGAAAAAGCGCGTGCCAACGAAAGCCAGAAGCTGCTGAACTGGGGTTACACCGCTTTCGATGCCGTCAAGCTGTTCGATGCCGATCAGCCCGTCGCCACTCCTGCTGTCTGGAAGGGTGCTGCCAATGCCGTCAAGATCGGCAAGGCCGACGGCGCTGTGGTGGTGACGGTGCCCTCGGGTACCGGTGGCAAGCTGACCACCGAAGTGGTGCGCCAGGATCCGCTGATCGCTCCTATCGCCAAGGGCCAGTCCATGGGTGTGCTCAAGGTCAAGTCGGGCGCGGATGTGGTGGCCGAGGTGCCGCTGGTGGCGCTTGAGGCCGTCGAGCAGGCCGGCTTCTTCGGGCGTCTGTGGGACACCATCCGCCTCTGGATCAAGTAA
- a CDS encoding magnesium transporter CorA family protein, producing the protein MRVLHISPLYAQPVDGLPTQAATTGFYWVSCARSELETQLPAIQTMLTRLGGSALVDLHVSDLLNPAIPSNYDYTSVYDVLVFRRLANAHLPPLNGSHASPAVAAPPALVAGTGSAASSAPPPSHSLAHSGQREAPVLQRVETQPVGFALYDQILLSVHPDGCFVLENFWQRLISGPAKTDGRQVSSKMPVEPADLMLRMVNGMVDGYLDLRRTLTRQIDHWQMALLKPNKRFSNWASVLDVRLALHQLDEICEDQRAAVQDWTEALEGWPPEHTPARQHERELLRVRSRDVLEHIERVTHHIHRMEQSAETAVQMHFSAQSNRANDIMRTLTTVTAIFLPLNLIAGIFGMNFEFIPFVHKKDGFIWALAAMVIITVVLVAYFWRRRYLESEEKE; encoded by the coding sequence ATGCGCGTGCTGCATATCTCTCCCCTCTATGCCCAGCCTGTTGACGGACTGCCAACGCAGGCTGCGACGACGGGGTTTTACTGGGTCTCCTGCGCACGCTCGGAGCTGGAGACTCAGCTGCCGGCCATTCAGACCATGCTGACCAGGCTGGGCGGCTCCGCTCTCGTGGACCTGCATGTCTCCGACCTGCTGAATCCGGCCATCCCTTCCAACTACGACTACACCTCGGTATACGACGTGCTGGTGTTCCGCCGTCTGGCCAACGCCCATCTGCCGCCGCTCAACGGCAGCCACGCCTCGCCCGCCGTGGCCGCACCGCCTGCCCTGGTGGCCGGCACCGGCAGTGCGGCATCCAGCGCCCCGCCGCCATCCCACAGCCTGGCCCACAGCGGCCAGCGCGAAGCGCCGGTGCTGCAACGCGTGGAAACGCAGCCCGTGGGCTTTGCGCTGTATGACCAGATCCTGCTGTCCGTGCATCCCGACGGCTGCTTTGTGCTGGAAAACTTCTGGCAGCGCCTGATCTCCGGCCCCGCCAAGACTGACGGTCGCCAGGTCAGCAGCAAGATGCCCGTGGAGCCTGCGGACCTGATGCTGCGCATGGTCAACGGCATGGTGGACGGCTATCTGGACCTGCGCCGCACGCTGACGCGCCAGATCGACCACTGGCAGATGGCGCTGCTCAAGCCCAACAAGCGCTTCAGCAACTGGGCCAGCGTGCTCGATGTGCGCCTGGCGCTGCACCAGCTGGATGAAATCTGCGAAGACCAGCGCGCCGCCGTGCAGGACTGGACCGAGGCACTGGAGGGCTGGCCGCCCGAGCACACCCCCGCGCGCCAGCATGAGCGTGAGTTGCTGCGCGTGCGCTCACGCGACGTGCTCGAACATATAGAGCGCGTGACCCACCATATTCACCGCATGGAGCAAAGCGCCGAGACCGCCGTGCAGATGCACTTTTCGGCACAGAGCAACCGAGCCAACGACATCATGCGCACGCTGACCACCGTGACGGCCATCTTTCTGCCGCTGAACCTGATTGCCGGCATCTTCGGCATGAACTTCGAGTTCATCCCCTTCGTGCACAAAAAGGACGGCTTCATCTGGGCCCTGGCGGCCATGGTGATCATCACCGTGGTGCTGGTGGCCTATTTCTGGCGCCGCCGCTACCTGGAAAGCGAAGAAAAAGAATGA
- a CDS encoding (2Fe-2S) ferredoxin domain-containing protein has translation MSDTQNQDQAGGYYQRHIFFCLNERPNGEDCCALHGAKAGFDHCKRKVKEEGLAGKGQVRVNKAGCLDRCAGGPVAVVYPEAVWYTFIDDSDIDEIVESHLKNGQVVERLVLPDSVGR, from the coding sequence ATGAGCGACACCCAGAATCAAGACCAAGCTGGTGGCTACTACCAGCGCCATATCTTCTTTTGCCTGAACGAGCGCCCCAATGGCGAGGACTGCTGCGCTCTGCACGGTGCCAAGGCGGGCTTTGACCACTGCAAGCGCAAAGTCAAGGAAGAGGGGCTGGCTGGCAAGGGTCAGGTGCGAGTGAACAAGGCCGGTTGCCTGGATCGCTGCGCGGGCGGCCCCGTGGCAGTGGTCTACCCAGAGGCCGTCTGGTACACCTTTATCGACGACAGCGATATCGATGAAATCGTCGAATCCCATCTGAAGAACGGCCAGGTGGTCGAGCGCCTGGTGCTGCCTGACAGCGTAGGCCGATAA
- the fusA gene encoding elongation factor G has protein sequence MARKTPIERYRNIGISAHIDAGKTTTTERILFYTGVTHKLGEVHDGAATTDWMEQEQERGITITSAAVTCFWKGMDLSYPEHRFNIIDTPGHVDFTIEVERSMRVLDGACMVYCAVGGVQPQSETVWRQANKYKVPRLAFVNKMDRTGANFFKVYDQMKLRLKANPVPVVIPIGAEDNFKGVVDLVKMKAIIWDEASQGMKFEYQDIPAELVETANKWRENLVEAAAEASEELMNKYLEEGTLTEEEVKLGVRTRTLATEIQPMLCGTAFKNKGVQRMLDAVIDYLPAPVDIPDVTGTDPDDEEKKLSRKADDAEKFSALAFKLMTDPFVGQLTFVRVYSGVLSKGETVLNAVKGKKERIGRIVQMMANDRVEVEEIRAGDIAACVGLKDVTTGETLCDIAAPIVLERMVFPEPVIAQAVEPKSKTDQEKMGIALSRLAAEDPSFRVRTDEESGQTIIAGMGELHLEIIVDRMKREFNVEANVGKPQVAYRETIRSTVKDVDGKFVRQSGGKGQYGHVVLTLEPQEAGKGFEFVDEIKGGVVPREYIPAVEKGVIEALTSGVLAGYPVVDVKVRLTFGSYHDVDSNEMAFKMAAIFGFKEAARKANPVILEPMMAVEVETPEDYAGTVMGDLSSRRGMVQGMDDMVGGGKAIKAEVPLSEMFGYATSLRSMTQGRASYTMEFKHYAEAPRNVAEAIVAARAK, from the coding sequence ATGGCTCGCAAGACCCCCATTGAGCGCTATCGCAACATCGGTATTTCCGCTCACATTGACGCAGGTAAGACAACTACTACAGAACGTATCCTGTTCTATACCGGTGTGACCCACAAGCTGGGCGAAGTGCACGACGGCGCTGCCACCACCGACTGGATGGAGCAAGAGCAAGAGCGTGGTATCACCATCACTTCCGCTGCAGTGACCTGCTTCTGGAAGGGTATGGACCTGTCCTATCCCGAGCACCGCTTCAACATCATCGACACCCCCGGCCACGTGGACTTCACGATTGAAGTGGAGCGTTCCATGCGCGTGCTGGACGGTGCTTGCATGGTCTATTGCGCTGTGGGTGGCGTGCAGCCCCAGTCCGAAACCGTGTGGCGTCAGGCTAACAAGTACAAGGTGCCTCGTCTGGCCTTTGTGAACAAGATGGACCGTACCGGTGCCAACTTCTTCAAGGTCTACGACCAGATGAAGCTGCGCCTGAAGGCCAATCCTGTGCCCGTGGTGATCCCAATCGGTGCCGAAGACAACTTCAAGGGCGTGGTCGATCTGGTCAAGATGAAGGCCATCATCTGGGACGAAGCTTCCCAGGGCATGAAGTTCGAATACCAGGACATCCCCGCCGAGCTGGTGGAGACCGCCAACAAGTGGCGTGAAAACCTGGTGGAAGCCGCTGCCGAAGCTTCGGAAGAGCTGATGAACAAGTACCTGGAAGAAGGTACTCTGACTGAAGAAGAAGTGAAGCTCGGCGTGCGTACTCGTACCCTGGCCACCGAAATTCAGCCCATGCTGTGCGGCACCGCGTTCAAGAACAAGGGTGTGCAGCGCATGCTGGACGCCGTGATCGACTACCTGCCCGCTCCCGTGGACATCCCTGACGTTACCGGTACCGACCCCGATGACGAAGAGAAGAAGCTGAGCCGCAAGGCCGACGACGCCGAGAAGTTCTCGGCTCTGGCCTTCAAGCTGATGACCGACCCCTTCGTGGGCCAGCTGACCTTTGTGCGCGTGTACTCCGGCGTTCTGAGCAAGGGTGAGACCGTTCTGAATGCCGTCAAGGGCAAGAAGGAACGTATCGGCCGTATCGTGCAGATGATGGCCAACGACCGCGTGGAAGTCGAAGAAATCCGTGCCGGCGACATCGCTGCCTGCGTGGGTCTGAAGGACGTGACCACCGGCGAAACCCTGTGCGACATCGCTGCACCTATCGTGCTGGAACGCATGGTGTTCCCTGAGCCCGTGATTGCACAGGCTGTGGAACCCAAGTCCAAGACCGACCAGGAAAAGATGGGTATCGCTCTGTCGCGTCTGGCTGCAGAAGATCCTTCCTTCCGCGTGCGTACCGACGAAGAATCCGGTCAGACCATCATCGCCGGTATGGGCGAGCTGCACCTGGAAATCATCGTTGACCGCATGAAGCGCGAATTCAACGTGGAAGCCAACGTGGGCAAGCCCCAGGTTGCCTACCGCGAAACCATTCGCAGCACGGTCAAGGACGTGGATGGCAAGTTCGTTCGTCAGTCCGGCGGTAAGGGCCAGTACGGTCACGTGGTTCTGACTCTGGAACCCCAGGAAGCCGGCAAGGGCTTCGAGTTCGTCGACGAAATCAAGGGCGGTGTGGTTCCTCGCGAATACATCCCTGCGGTGGAAAAGGGCGTGATCGAAGCGCTGACTTCCGGTGTTCTGGCTGGCTACCCCGTGGTGGACGTCAAGGTGCGCCTGACTTTCGGTTCGTACCACGATGTGGACTCGAACGAAATGGCGTTCAAGATGGCTGCTATCTTCGGTTTCAAGGAAGCTGCCCGCAAGGCCAACCCCGTCATCCTGGAACCCATGATGGCTGTGGAAGTGGAAACACCCGAAGACTACGCCGGTACCGTGATGGGTGACCTGTCTTCCCGCCGCGGCATGGTGCAGGGCATGGACGACATGGTTGGTGGCGGCAAGGCCATCAAGGCTGAAGTGCCCCTGTCCGAAATGTTCGGCTACGCCACTTCGCTGCGTTCCATGACTCAAGGTCGCGCCAGCTACACCATGGAATTCAAGCACTACGCTGAAGCTCCTCGTAACGTGGCCGAAGCCATCGTTGCTGCCCGCGCCAAGTAA
- a CDS encoding alpha/beta hydrolase, translating into MNSQTERLMLTGAAGVIETLRDAPQLAEGQSPRGVVIIAHPHPLFGGTMDNKVVQTLARAFVQCGYTAVRFNFRGVGASAGEYDAGKAELQDLLAVVQQVAPEGPIALAGFSFGAFVTSHALAQLWDEGRVQKAVLVGTAASRFEVAPVPAGAHDQTLVVHGEADDTVALSAVMDWARPQILPVTVIPQVGHFFHGQLPLLKNLVVRHLKSQ; encoded by the coding sequence GTGAATTCTCAGACTGAACGACTGATGCTGACCGGCGCTGCCGGTGTGATCGAAACCCTGCGCGATGCGCCGCAACTGGCCGAAGGGCAGAGCCCCAGGGGGGTGGTCATCATCGCCCATCCGCATCCGCTGTTTGGCGGCACCATGGACAACAAGGTGGTCCAGACGCTGGCGCGTGCCTTTGTGCAGTGCGGCTATACGGCCGTACGCTTCAATTTTCGCGGCGTGGGTGCCAGTGCCGGCGAATATGACGCCGGCAAGGCCGAGCTGCAGGATTTGCTGGCCGTGGTGCAGCAGGTGGCTCCCGAAGGCCCGATCGCCCTGGCCGGCTTTTCCTTTGGCGCCTTTGTCACCAGCCATGCGCTGGCCCAGCTCTGGGATGAGGGGCGGGTGCAGAAGGCCGTGCTGGTCGGTACAGCCGCCAGCCGCTTCGAGGTGGCTCCCGTGCCTGCCGGCGCCCATGACCAGACGCTGGTGGTTCACGGCGAGGCGGACGACACGGTGGCACTGTCCGCCGTGATGGACTGGGCCCGCCCGCAGATACTGCCTGTTACCGTGATTCCGCAGGTCGGTCATTTCTTTCACGGACAATTGCCTCTGCTCAAGAACCTGGTGGTGCGCCACCTGAAGTCCCAATAA
- the hemB gene encoding porphobilinogen synthase, translating to MHLSSPTPFPQNRPRRLRRDAFTRNLVRESVLTPHDFIYPVFVHEGQNKREAVPSMPGVDRLSLDLLLPVAEECVKLEIPYLALFPAIESSLKTPDGKEALNPDGLIPRVVRALKKEFPQLGVMTDVALDPYTSHGQDGILDESGYIINDDTVEVLVGQALAHAEAGVDMVAPSDMMDGRIGAIREALELQGHIHTRIMAYSAKYASAFYGPFRDAVGTRGALGKADKNVYQMDPANTDEALREVAQDIAEGADMVMVKPGMPYLDVVRRVKDEFKVPTFAYQVSGEYAMLKAAAANGWLDHDAVMMEALLAFKRAGADGILTYFAIDAAKKLRGL from the coding sequence ATGCATCTGTCCAGCCCCACTCCTTTTCCCCAGAATCGCCCGCGCCGTCTGCGCCGCGATGCTTTCACCCGCAATCTGGTGCGCGAGAGCGTGCTGACGCCGCACGACTTCATCTACCCCGTGTTCGTGCACGAAGGCCAGAACAAGCGCGAGGCCGTTCCCTCCATGCCCGGCGTGGACCGCCTGAGCCTCGATCTGCTGCTGCCCGTGGCCGAGGAGTGCGTGAAGCTTGAGATTCCCTATCTGGCACTGTTCCCCGCCATTGAATCCAGCCTCAAGACGCCCGACGGCAAGGAAGCCCTGAACCCCGACGGTCTGATTCCGCGCGTGGTGCGCGCACTGAAGAAGGAATTTCCCCAGCTGGGCGTGATGACCGATGTGGCCCTGGACCCCTATACCAGCCACGGCCAGGACGGCATCCTGGACGAGAGCGGCTACATCATCAACGATGACACCGTGGAAGTGCTGGTCGGCCAGGCCCTGGCCCATGCCGAAGCCGGCGTGGACATGGTGGCTCCCAGCGACATGATGGACGGTCGCATCGGCGCCATCCGCGAGGCGCTTGAGCTGCAAGGCCACATTCACACCCGCATCATGGCCTACAGCGCCAAGTACGCCAGCGCCTTCTACGGTCCCTTCCGCGATGCCGTGGGCACGCGCGGCGCCCTGGGCAAGGCCGACAAGAATGTCTACCAGATGGACCCGGCCAACACCGACGAAGCCCTGCGCGAAGTGGCGCAGGACATCGCCGAAGGCGCGGACATGGTCATGGTCAAGCCCGGCATGCCGTATCTGGACGTGGTGCGCCGCGTCAAGGACGAGTTCAAGGTGCCGACATTCGCTTATCAGGTGTCCGGCGAATACGCCATGCTCAAGGCCGCGGCCGCCAACGGCTGGCTCGATCATGACGCCGTGATGATGGAAGCACTGCTGGCCTTCAAGCGCGCCGGCGCCGACGGTATCCTGACCTACTTTGCCATCGACGCCGCCAAGAAGCTGCGCGGCCTGTAA
- a CDS encoding VanZ family protein, which produces MRHTSAWPLALVYGLLIVFASLFPFDGWRAQGIDPSVFLFARIPPPYWTWFDVNTNIVGYAPLGFFLALALMRSGQPRLAVPLAFLAGTLLSLCMEFLQIYLPRRVPSNLDLVLNAGGTLIGALLAALLERLGALSRWSAFRNQWLGEGGAGVLVLLALWPFALLFPAAVPFGLGQVLERIDDTLQDWLLNTPFEDWLPLGDFALTPLSLVTEMLCVMLGLWIPCLLAYCAVRHMGRRALAGLLLIAAGVGVTALSAALSWGPAHAWEWVDLPVRLGVWGGLGLAVIALPASRRVCTVLLLLVLVLHLSILNQAPTNVYFAQTLQAWEQGRFIRFYGLGQWLGWLWPYVTLAYVVIRLSRRQQPA; this is translated from the coding sequence ATGCGCCATACCTCGGCCTGGCCGCTGGCGCTGGTCTATGGCCTGCTCATTGTGTTTGCCAGCCTGTTCCCGTTCGACGGCTGGCGCGCACAGGGGATTGATCCCAGCGTGTTTCTGTTTGCCAGGATTCCGCCGCCGTACTGGACCTGGTTCGACGTCAACACCAATATCGTCGGCTATGCGCCGCTGGGCTTTTTCCTGGCACTGGCCCTGATGCGCTCGGGCCAGCCCAGGCTGGCCGTGCCGCTGGCTTTCCTTGCTGGCACGCTGCTGTCCCTGTGCATGGAGTTTCTGCAGATTTATCTGCCGCGCCGCGTGCCGTCCAATCTGGATCTGGTGCTCAATGCCGGCGGTACCCTGATCGGTGCCCTGCTGGCTGCGCTGCTGGAGAGGCTGGGGGCACTGTCGCGCTGGAGCGCTTTTCGCAACCAGTGGCTGGGTGAGGGCGGTGCGGGCGTGCTGGTGCTGCTGGCACTGTGGCCGTTTGCGCTGCTGTTTCCGGCGGCCGTGCCCTTCGGCCTGGGACAGGTGCTGGAACGCATTGACGACACCTTGCAGGACTGGTTGCTGAACACGCCGTTCGAAGACTGGCTGCCGCTGGGCGATTTCGCCCTGACGCCGCTGTCGCTGGTGACGGAGATGCTCTGTGTAATGCTGGGGCTGTGGATACCCTGTCTGCTGGCCTACTGTGCCGTGCGACACATGGGCCGCCGCGCGCTGGCGGGGCTGCTGCTGATTGCGGCAGGTGTGGGCGTGACGGCGCTGTCGGCCGCGCTGAGCTGGGGGCCGGCCCATGCCTGGGAGTGGGTGGATCTGCCGGTGCGTCTGGGCGTCTGGGGAGGGCTGGGTCTGGCCGTGATTGCGCTGCCGGCCTCGCGCCGGGTGTGCACCGTGCTGTTGCTTCTGGTGCTGGTGCTGCATCTGAGCATCCTCAACCAGGCTCCCACCAATGTCTACTTCGCCCAGACCCTGCAGGCCTGGGAGCAGGGGCGCTTCATCCGCTTCTACGGACTGGGTCAGTGGCTCGGCTGGCTCTGGCCTTACGTCACACTGGCGTATGTAGTGATTCGCCTCTCGCGTCGCCAGCAGCCTGCCTAG
- a CDS encoding CopD family protein, translating into MLWVKAFHIIFVASWFAGLFYLPRIFVNIAMVTPGSVAERERLLLMARKLLRFTTMLAVPALGLGLWLWLGWGFAGGWLHAKLAVVLLVIGYHHSCAVLLRKLADNTCHKSHRWFRFYNEVPVLLLIAAVVLVVVKPF; encoded by the coding sequence ATGCTATGGGTTAAAGCCTTTCACATCATTTTTGTCGCCAGCTGGTTTGCTGGTCTGTTCTATCTGCCGCGTATCTTTGTCAATATCGCCATGGTCACTCCGGGCTCGGTGGCAGAGCGCGAGCGCCTGCTGCTGATGGCGCGCAAGCTGCTGCGCTTCACCACCATGCTGGCCGTGCCTGCGCTGGGCCTGGGCCTGTGGCTGTGGCTGGGCTGGGGCTTTGCGGGCGGCTGGCTGCATGCCAAGCTGGCCGTGGTGCTGCTGGTCATCGGGTATCACCACAGCTGTGCCGTGCTGCTGCGCAAGCTGGCGGACAACACCTGTCACAAAAGCCATCGCTGGTTCCGTTTCTATAACGAAGTGCCGGTGCTGCTGCTGATCGCTGCCGTGGTTCTGGTGGTGGTCAAGCCCTTCTGA